The Macadamia integrifolia cultivar HAES 741 chromosome 3, SCU_Mint_v3, whole genome shotgun sequence genome segment TTGAAGATGGTAGATTATTAATAAGGGATGAGGATATTAAGGAGATGGAAAGAGTATTTTTACAAACTATCAATGAAGTCATTTCGGGTACTTGTACCTCGGAAGATTGCACTACTCATCTAGACGCCAAATTTCATCAATATATACGCAAAATTAAGGTGTTTGAAATGAAAGAAGctttaagaaagatgaaaataggCAAGGCACCAGGACCGATGGGGTCCCAATAGAGGTGTGAAGAGCTTAGGAGCCTGTGGTCtatcttggctaaccaagttgtttagTCAGATAAATGTAGAAGCATTGTGGCctcgatttaaaaaaaaaaaatgtgatataTAGAACTATAATAAATATAGCGGCGTAAAATACTATGGAgttatgggagagggttattGAAACCAACTTGGgaaaagaaactaatattttAGAGAACCAGTTTGGATTTATGTTAGGTAGATCCACGATGGATTTTATGTAAGAAgatgtagagagagaaagaaggatctccatatggtattTATTAACCTAGAAAAAGCTGATAGAGTTCCTAGAGATCTAACTAACTTGGCATATACTTGAGAAGAGAAGGGCTTCAAGTAAATAGatggacataattaaatatgtgtatcatagttgtcaaagcatCCCAGGCATCCATGTGACTTTGCCTAGATTGGCACCTTGGTCTTCCTAGGCTCCTTGCTGGTGTCGGCTTGAATTTTCCTCTCTCTATTGCCTTGGTCTGCCTAGGTGCCATAACAACTATGATATGTATGAAGATGTGGTGACTAGCATAAGAACAGTGGGCGGTCAAGGTAGTgcattcccaattacaattaggTTACATAAAGGATCAACCTTAAGACCTTATTTGTTTTCGCTCGTCTTAGATGATTTAACCAGAGACATCAAAGACGAggttccatggtgtatgcttttcGCTGATGATGTTGTGTTGGTAGATGAGACAAAAGCTGGGACAAAcgctaagttggagctatggaggTCAACCTTGGAATTAAAAgttcttaagataagtagaacaaaacgGATTATATGGTGTGTCGCTATTATTACACTAGGATGGttaatgaggtggtgaaaattgatgatggggagattccacaaagtgattattttaggtatttgggctcaattataaataaagaaggggatatagaggatgatgttacCCTGAGTATTAAATAGGTTGGTTGAAGTGAAGAGGTGCATCTGTAGTATTGTGTGATAGGCTTATTGCTTTGAAGCTTagaggaaaattttataagcTGTCATCTGACCGACTATGATGTATGAggtggaatgttgggcaattaaaaagtggcatatagataaactaagtgtggcagagatgaggatgttgagatggatgtgtggcaaaacgaGGAAAGATGAAATAAGGAATGACCACATTTAGAGCTGAGTTGGGATTAGCTTCAATCCATAACAAGCTACGTGAGAGTCctttgaggtggcatggtcaTGTTCATCgaaggcctttggatgctctagtAAGGAGGACTgatatgattcagattgaaagagATAAAAGAGACAAGGGCAGGCATAAAATAACCTTAGGAGAggttgtgaggaaagacatgcatagcctaTGCTTTCTACCACATATGattttgaatagagctgattggagagaaAAGATCTatgtagttgaccccatttagttgtgaTAAGGCtatgttattgttgttgtagacAAAGGCAGGGATTAGTGCCAAGTTAGAGTTTTGGAGATCAACATTAGAATAagaaggttttaagataagtaaaacAAAGACGAATTATATGGTGTGTAATTTTAGTTATACCAGGACGAAAAATGAAGTgttgaaaattgatgagagggagattctgcaaagtgattattttaggtatccagactcaatcataaataaagaagttgatatagaggatgatgtttcacagagaaataaaaagaatggaTGAAGTGGACAGGTGTgtccagagtgttgtgtgatcaatcttttccttcaaaatttaaaaaaaaaaattatgggacAATCATATAACCAGCATGATGTATGGTGCGAAATGTTAGGcaattaagaagcatcatataaataaacttagtgtagcagagatgaggatgttgagatggatgtgtggcaaaactaggaaggatcaTATTCGATATGATATCGGAGTAGCTCTGATACATGATAAACTACGAGAaaatcatttgaggtggcatgcaaggattaaagtatctgtatcggtcgccgtatcggtcggccaaaattaagatacgtatcagagggtatcatatcgtatcggagatacgctaaagatacgcacataaatggataggaaacactttttatatacttttgcataaaaaaatagttaaaaaagttatatataacatgtattatgcataaacagtaaattgagagtatcgcactaagaatccaagatttgtagttgtctcataaatgtaaaatccttgttcccaaccttgatttccactttagttagagagaaaaatggttggcagcaactttagaacaaaaacacctcaaaaaattgtttttctaaaaaattacccattttggccattttattaccgtattggtatgtatcggtgtgtatcggtcgatacataccgatatacaccgatacataccgatacgtactgatacacaccgaaacgtacatttcacttcgattttgaatttttcatagagtattggtgcgtatcggtgtgtatcagtgGTGAATCGGTGCGTATcataagatacgtatcgatacaaaagggttttaaaaattttatgtattgtatcggtaagggccgatatggatacgtatcggccgatacggtacgatacggaccgatactttaaaccatggtggCATGagcatgttcaacggaggcttTTGGATGCTCCAATACGGAGGAGTaatatgattcagattgaaggaactaaaataGCCATGGGTAGATTTAAAATTACCTTAGGGGAAGTGGTGAAGAAatacatgcatagtttaggcctTTTATAGAGTgtgacctcgaatagagctgattggagtgCAAGGATCCaagtagccgaccccatttagttgggatgaagtagagttttattttttattattattttttctttttaattttaattttagttttttttttttttatattctaataCTGACTTTTTCTTTGAACTTTTGGTCAGacgcaaggattaaagtatcggtatcggtcgccgtatcggtcggccaaaattaagatacgtatcgaagggtatcgtatcgtatccgagatacactaagatacgctaaagatacacacataaatggataggaaacatttttttaaacacttttgcataaagaatttgttaaaaaaaactattgataacatgtattatgcataaacactaaattgagggtatcgtactaagaattcaaggcttgtagttgtcccataaatgtaaaatccttgttcccaaccttgatttccactttagttagaaagaaatatggctgacagcaattttggaacaaaaacccttcaaaaaatcgtgtttttctgaaaaattacccatcttggccattatatgaccgtagcgtactgtatcggtacatatcgatactcaccgatacgtatcgatactcaccgatacgtaccgatatatatcgatactcaccgatacgtgccgatatataccgatacgtatcgatcgatacgtaccgatcgatacataccgatactcaccgatacgtaccaatacataccgaaacgtacattttacctcaattttatattttccatagagtcgtatcgaggcatatcgtatcgtatcgtatcaatgtgtattggtggtgtattgatgcatatcggtatgtattgtaggatatatatcgatacaaaaggattttaaaaatttcatgtatcgtatcggtgtgtatcgtatcggtcggctaaatttaagatacatatcagagagtatcgtatcggtatcggagatacttaaaaccatggtcagACGAAATATTTTCTGTTCTAAAATTTACAGAAAATTGTTGATTTAAATCTGTAATGCTATTCTATATTATTGTTTTCATAAGGTTATAAAAGTGTCCCTGGTTACAAAAATTCTAGAAATTCAAACCTTAGTGCTGGATAAGATGCTTCAAATGTTCATGTTGTATATTTCTTCATCCTTCTCCGTCTTTAGCCAATTTTTAGTCTGTTTGATGAGTGTAACACATTTGACTACTGTTAACATCGATTTACAGTTATTTTTTGCTCCTTTGTCTTTTGTTTATGAGCATTTCACTTTGATTCTTCACTTGTACACCATTTACTAATTTTATCTGTTGATGTATACCTGATGTAGACAGTAAGAAATGACACACAATAGCAAGCCTAATCCAAAACAAGCAACAAAAATTGGGAATTGTGAGAAATAAGTAGAACTGCAATAACATATTGcagagaaatgaagaagaaaaatgttgtcaagattttttttttatttttttattttccccattttctaacattatttagtatgctacatataccttgtatcataaaaaaaattcatcattaagccacatcaagtcatcaaaaatcaacattaagcaacatcaaattattaaaaatcaatattaagtcacattaagtcatcaaaaattaacatttagagaaatgttcttgttctctaatagtttgactagtcaaatgattttatttttacataagtTTTTGGTATTAAGTAGAGCacaaactagctttccaacaagtctaagatcaCATAAATCTAacttgtaatgacaaagttatgtttctgtcaaatttattttaaagtgtgtgaatgctgttaaaatcgcttgaataaaaataagtttatggatataaaaaaaaaaatatatatatatatatatatttattattttactacACTTTTGGTTCTTTACAATGTTTtattatgataagatttataaatttttcagaattgagaaaagccaagcatttgaaagttgaaaatcacccccgGCAgcaaaaaatctagtttttgttcttggacttggggattaactttttattttttattttttactacacttctggtttttaacaatgtttaaCCATGGCAAGACATACAaatttttcagaattgagaaaaatcaagcatttggaagttgaaaatcactctgacaacaaaaaatccagtttttgttcttagacaGGGGGgttgtctattttttttctttttggaatttgatttttaaattatttttattggattaaaaaaaaaaattgatatttgaCATAATAAGTGTTGTGCTTTGCAATGAGGCGACGGTCACCTAGACCCCTACTAGACCACCTGGAcactttgacaactatgaagGGTATTTACCAGGAACAGTTCCTAATATTGTAGGGCTTGAAAATCCAGGCACTATTAGAAGAGAACCATTCTATTACAATATACAATAGCATATTGAATTGCATGCCTATTCAGAGGCTATGACTAggcttctttattttaattcctTTTCAAACTCTAGAGAAACCCCTAGAAAACTCCTCGTAGAACTTTGACTTGCTAACAAAGACTCCTAACAAATCCTGATATGACTTGGgataagagaagaaacaaacatACGTAATGCAACCAGGACTAAAATATTTAACTACTAATTAAACTTAAATTCTCAATATGAAAACAAAATCTTAATAGAAATAGTAAAATCAAGATTTACTAATTAAGTTTTAATCTTCGATTAGCAAAAGTTAGTATATCCGTAACCATAAAACCTGTAATTCAATGAAGATGCTCCTACATCAGTGTCAAAATGTTGTCTTATATTTATATTGCAGAGCTTCTCTATAGCATGATTCTAACTGTAATTTTtgcattttaaataatttttagttTTCTGAATTGGTTAAACTTGTAAGTCATTGCCTTATTCCTTTCTTAATTGTTCTATTTGGTTCGGATGTCTGAACACATAATGACAGTTGTGTTCAACACTGTGAAATAGGACCTAAACCAATAGCGTGGATAAATTTCTTCAAGAAGGTCGATCATCCCCAATTTCAGGGAATTCTCAAGctgtaattattttatttttcttatcctTCGTAGGCAATCCTGTTTAAAAGGTATTCAAGCCTCTACTTGTATAACTGCAATTTTCGATCTTTTGCATGTGCCAGGCTATATTTTGCTCCAAGGATGGGATGCCTTATGGGCGGATAATTATTGGTAAACTTTGTTACTCTTTAACAAGCATATCCAATATTGCTCATTTAGATGGATTTTATGTGATCTTAATTGTCTAGAAGtactttctatttttgtcaTTCTAGAAGATACACTTTATgcataaaataaattttgtgaAATATGCAAACCCTGATTTCTTTCAGCGAAAATTTGGAACTGTGGTTGAAATTGAAAGCAGTCAAACATAACTAGAATTAACTAATTCAGTTGAAAGTACCAGAGATGAACTCTGTTgcatcctcttttcttttctgaaagAGTTTAAGGTTAAATATGTCGTAGATATAAAATATTGAACGTGGAGAATAaattcaaaatagaaagtaGATGGTATGGCTCTAAGATTATTACTGTTGAGTTGCATTACATTAAATGTGGTTCAGATTCTGAGATGAAATTTCAAGATGCTACCTAATGGTGAATTTCTTCAGATGGATTATTGGCTGGAGCTACAAATTCCTTTTGTCCATTATACTTCACGGTGAGACAGCTCAAGGAAGTAATGTCCACAGAACAGCCTTGTGATTTTGCATATGAATTTGGAGATGGGCTTTTGAATCTCCATGACTGCCCAGAAGGCTTCCCAATACCAGGTAAATGGGCTACTTGGGCATCCAATTTCAGTAATCTACAATTTGAAGTCATGATTTCTGTGTTATATAAACTCTTGACTGTCTATTTTCTCATTTCCTTCACAGTATACCTGGTCTTATGTAAATTTTGTAGTTCTTATATGTGCTTTGTATAATTTCATTTGATTATTTGATTGTTTAAATCTTGTAATTTATGATTATTAAAAGATTAATTTGTATGAGTGTCCAGCCTATGCCATCTTTTAATGTTCAGATGTAAAAAGAATCTGCAACATCCATGCTCAATTTCGACTTAAGAATCGTGCAGCTTATGGAAAGCCCAAGTTATTCTCTAGGCAGAAATTTTTGTTGCACTGCTGTGCATACCAAGATGGGTTCATACTTGTTAAAGTGAGTTGAAAATTTTGGCTAGATGACTATTACATCCATTCTAGTTCAATAACCATCTCTGAAATTAATTTAGCTGAGATAAAGATTGAGGTGGCTATGTCGGGCATCATTCCTAAGGGGCCTAAAACCCCTCAGAATCAATTCTTAATGATGAATTGGGGTGTTCAGCCCATATGGTTTCTAGGTAGTTTTTTCGTTTCTCTTTTAGTGCATTCCATGCTTGGGATTCACTTCTGTTGGTTCAGATGGGGCCCCCAATCCCCTCTTGTTTGATCCTCTGTAGTCTTGCTAATGTCTTGGGCTTTGTCTCCTTCTGAGGGGGGTAGCCCGCTTGTCTTGtaatttgttttgcttttctctaataaatttgatattacctatcaaaaaagaaaagattgaaGCGGATGTGGAAAGACTAAGAAGGCTATTTAGAGGGTGATTATCGGTGGGTCCAAATAGGTGAGAAGATGGGAGGAAGATGTGATGGTTTGTCCATGTGCAATGAAAATCAACTGCAGCACAAAATGCGCCAATGACAGGGTGATCACATGTAATTGGAATGGAGTTAAAAGACAGGAAAGGGGAGAGGCACTAGAAAATAAATGGGTGGGAAAGGGGTTTGACAGCTTTTGAATAGAAGCTATGTCCTTAATAATGGGATAACAGTGCTGGCATTCTATATTCTTCTTATAATTAATGTTTTGCATTGTTATTTGGGAGCCTTCAATCTAATTTGAGATGGCTCTCCACTAATTACCActcttaatttttcattttgcaGTAAAACATCCATGGCCTTTCAATGATCATGTGGTCATTTATGTTCGTCATGTGGGACCAGGAGTATTGGTAGGGCAAGCATGGCAAGAAGGAAAAGTACTGGAACAAGTGCCTAAAAAACTTTGTGGTGAGATTCTAATGGTGAAAGATTATGCTGCATGTGGAGAAAATCAGTGAACGGAAGTACTCcaacacccccccacccccacccccaaggGTGTGAACTTGCTTTCCCTTCTTTACAACCATTTGCAAATCTCTGAGTTGCTGACTAATGCTATGATTTGGCAAGCATGTGCAGTCTCTCTTTGTCAACTATGATCTTGCTGCTCTGATTTTGTATATATTTATCTAATTTTGGATTTCTATTGTGACTGACCAAGTTGAAAGATGAATGTGCTTGTAGTTTGGTCCTTACCTTGAAATAGtgaattctttgtttcttgAGGGCAAATTTGATTGTGCAGCAGTGTGAAGTTTCTGATTGCAAATATTATAAAACTCTCATAGGAAAAGTTAATCATTGGGGCTCAACTTTCTTGTGTTTTACATCTCAAATCAGGAACTTTCTGGACAACCCGATGTAGCCTATGGAGTTAAATAGATATTGAACTTGTTGAATGAACCTAAGAACTTGACACAGCTAGGGTCTCCTTGTGAGGGCACACTGTAATCAGATTATATTGAACTTTAAGTCCATAACCCACCTTGTATAGATGAATATCATCCAACGCCATTCCAATGGTTAAAACCTCGTGTGGGCGCCTCTCATTAAAATTGTTGGACTATTGAACTTGTATGGATTTTTGTTACTTTTACTTCTCAACTGTCCTACATGGGATCTAGGAATTTGTTGTGTGGAATCTGCATGGTTCAGAAAGTTATACATCAGTCTCCTCTGGTTCAAATTATTGGTATGTAATAGAGGTGAGATAAATAGAACCAGCAACagtgagaaggagaagaagatagagaagaagagggaaactATCCGGTAGGTTCAATGAATAGTAAACCCATCCGGTAGAACCTCCATTTTTTGTCtcccaatgcatgaggctctcgCTATTGTATGAGGATCATAATTTGCAATCATATACAATGATAATCAACAAAAGGTAATCAGTCAGAAAAAACGTGGTCATCACCAAGACAGAGCGATGTGATCTAGTGTTAAGATATGAGAATCATATACCCATCCGGAGAGAACCTGAATGAAgtatatttgtttgtttgaaGGTCTTGAACACATGGATTACAAGATAACCAAATGTAATAGAAAGTAATTGCAGCAGTGGACATTAGTACTcattttttcagattttgaaaTAGACATATTAGAAACAAGGTAGGCTAAAAATGGAGGGAGATTGGAAGGACTCTGTACGTAGTGTTAATGGTCCTGTAGCCAAATTCTACACCAATTTGTTTCCAATTATTTTTTACATAACACATGCATAggataaaaatacaaaaatttagAAAGTTTATTACTAGTGATAATGCTTCCATTAAAAATATTACGTAGTTTGAACTCTGGGTGAATTTGAACCCAAGCTTAGCACAAGACATTGAACCCTTAAAGTCTAAAATACCACTTGCCATATGGTACACATTGTTAACACTCCTCCTCAAACTGAAACATAAATATCATTCATGCCCATCTTGGAACACCCTTGACGAAAAACATTTTGAAACAAAGCTTGGTAAGTATATCACCAAGTGGGTTGGTAGATCAAACATATGGATTAGAGTTTGATTTCCACAGCACAACATCTCACACAAAATGCCAGCCTTTAATAAGCTTGGAAGTTTGGTCTGTACAACAAAGACTAGATTATTAGCAATGAAGATAGCAACGTCAAACCTGTGGTGATTGCTTCAAACCATAGATAGCCTTGCAAAGAAACATACTGATTGGCATTCTTCTTGAATAACATATCTtagaggttgctccatatatatCTCCTTTAATAAGTCATCAAatatgaaagaatttttttataaCAAGTTGAAAGAGTGGCCAGTTCTGATTATTGTTCTCAACCAGATTCTTGAACATAATAGATAGCCCTTCCATGGTCAGAGTGAAGAGATAAGGGGACATCGGATCATCTTGCTGAATTAACCCTGTAGGGCTACCATTAACCAAGACCGAAAACATCGTAGAATCCACGCAGTAGTGAACCCATATAATGAATTGAGTAGGGAATCCTATGGCCGACATGGTAAGAAATAGGTAACTTCTCTTCAAAGTGTCAGACTTTATGGAGGTCTATTTTCAAAATTGTGGAAGCGTAAGAATGCTTTCTTGACAGCCTCCCACCACATTATGGCAATCCAAGTTGTTATCAGTAGTAGTTCTCCCTTCAATAAATGTTGATTGATTCTTAAGAGAACTAAATTTAGACAGAGCTTCTTTACCTTCCTCTATCTTAGGGTTATAATCTTCTTAATTCTCCTACACTGTGTATCATGGAACAGGGTATAAAATTATGCATTACAAGTGTTCGACATAAATATTGAAAGAACAGATTGTTATCATAAAATCAGTATAGCCCTCGTAAGAAGTCTCATTTTAGGGGCAAGTAGCCAAATTGAGACATTTTCGAGACTATGTGGTAAGAGAGCTTGGATGATGGGAAAGCATTAGATGCATCCCCCCACATGGTTTCAACATAACAGAGTACCGGCATCAGTGAGAGCACGAGAAGGCTTCTAGAACATAAATTGATAAACAAATTTAAATCAGAATGACTAAAATAAGTTGAGATAGTTAGAGCACAATAAGACTTCTAGATCACATACTCATGGAAAagataaaagaggaagaggggggagggggagaaaatAAAACACGAAAGTTTCTTCTCCCACAATACCCACTCTCAAATCTCTTTCCCCCCAACACCACTCACATTAACGTAACATCCATTCCAATTTGGATGCTCCAAAACCATCACCAAGAAAGAAATTTATTCCGTTGTGATTATTCAAACTTCCcatataaaatcctaaaatcaaAGGTAGAAAATACAGAAATTTCTCCACAGATAATCAAAATATATTCATCCAATGCTAAAACTTCACTGTAAAACCTACTTTAGAGACCATTGCAAGAAAATATCCGTTGGATCTCCAACTAAGAACTTGAGGTTATATGATAAAATCAAAAAAGGTAACCACAACAACAAATGGGAAAAACAGAtcagataagaaaagaagaagataccGTTAGGGTTTGAGGAGAAATCGACAAAGATCGTTGATCGCTGAAGCCCCCTTAGCTCACAGGTTCTTCTCCATGAAGCTTCCCTCACAGGTTGCATATCAATGCTTCTTCGTTCTCTAGGTCAAGGATGAAGTCGAGACCATCGTGGGTCTTGAGAATGAGTTTTATCCCTTATTTTTCAGAACGTGGAATGAACCAATTTTCCCGTTCTAAAATGAGCGTTGTTCTCCATTGCATTCTAGTTCTCATGAACGAgaatgagaatgcataccaaacactattttttttatcccagAATGCATTCCAGGGCTAGAATGTGTTCCAAGAacgcataccaaacacagcctaagcgAACCAGACACAACCAAACTTAATTTGATCATGTAGATGGTTTCGAAAGTATCCCTCATTGCTTCCAATTTCATCATTCTTAAAAATAAACGTCTATGATAACAGTTAATGACAGCTTTGCTGTTTACAGACCTCTCTTACACTGTAACATAAATACTTGTGGACTGAGAATTATAAGAACATGGCTCAGGTGAGCTACCCTGGGTCCTTGAATCAAATATGGATGGTTAATACCATAACTTTCCAGAGGCAAGATTTGATGAAGTGAATTCAAATATCACCAGAAGACATGTCCAAGATAACATCTAGGCAGAATCATTGCTTTCGAATTAGTTATAGTGTCAAAGCAAATCTGCCATACAATTTAATCCTTCACACCAATGCAAGTGCATGGACGTGGGGAAAATGGAAAGTGAAATATTTTACATTTACAGTTTGAAAGAATGATTCTGCAATCTGGTTAAGTTCTTCACCGTAGTCTTGAAAATCGACTTAAAGCAGTATATGAACTATTGAACAAAGAAACTGATGAATAATCTCCAATATCCAGCCAACTGCATAAAGAAAAGAACTCGCAGGTTATTAACTCATCTATCTACCTACCCATCTCGTCTATAGACTATATGCAATGGAGTAGCGCACCTGAGCCAGAAAACCATTTCCAGTTTGTCCTTCAATTACCAACCCTGCTGTAAGACCAATCATAGCCCAAGCTCCATTAATTGCTTCAATTTGACGTTGTCTCTGTATCAATTATGAATGTGATAAGCATTAAAACAGAGATTAAAAGATGAAAATTCACAGGGTACAAGGAAATACAAAAAGATCAAATTCAAGCTTATCTGATATTTGTTATGAATAATGCCCCACGGCACTGGAAATGCTTGATGCATGTCAAAAAAAATCACTGTTTTCCTATCTCTGGCATgtccaaaatctctctctcttacctttGTGTGAACATTGGTTTTCCATGTTATAAGAACAGGGAAATGTGAGCCTTTGAGATTTATACTTTTCACGTACCACCATAAAAATTATGCAAATGCCTTGAACATATGAACACGTAAAGGGAACAAGCCTTTCCTTTCAAGAGAAAAATTAATCAATCACAATGGATGACCCCACAACTTCAGAGTCTTACTCtccatataaatataaataattatcCCAAAGATCGAGAAACTAATGATAATCTAGCCAGTAGAGAGTGTTTATATGTGTTAAAACTTCAGTATGGGATATTAGGAACAATATCATGAAAGAAAACCACAGAAAATTTTCATGAAATATTCAGCAATCCCTATATCGAAATATTCATGGATCTGAAGGTACGATTTATCCATATGGTCCAAAGTCCCCACCACATTTACTGGCTTCTAGAGAAAGTTTACTCACTCTCCgtctctctttttcttggatCACTTGCATTTCTTTGGCTGCTAAGCGCTTGGCCTCCAAAGGATCAACCATGATCACctcattgttgaaacttcttttTCCTGAAGAAGCCTAGAAGTGAAAAAGAACATGGATTGGTaaccaaaaga includes the following:
- the LOC122074959 gene encoding uncharacterized protein LOC122074959; protein product: MMGSFPFTINGALPLCSSHDHRSLTSLPVTIFKSQGLQQNEDVRFVKRRSRGQAFLVLANPNASSGKRSFNNEVIMVDPLEAKRLAAKEMQVIQEKERRRRQRQIEAINGAWAMIGLTAGLVIEGQTGNGFLAQLAGYWRLFISFFVQ